From a region of the Burkholderia lata genome:
- a CDS encoding CobW family GTP-binding protein, whose amino-acid sequence MTHIHTTHSDVEKIPVTVLTGFLGAGKTTLLNYILREKHGRKIAVIENEFGEIGIDGGLVLESTEEIYEMTNGCVCCVGAVREDLVRIVRMLVARPDRLDHIIVETSGLADPYPVAQTFFLDDPIAKEVALDAVVTMVDAKHIRAHLDDLVLDGRDNQAVDQIVCADRIVINKVDLVDTPDVDALTARLRELNTTAEIVTSSYAQVDLDRILGIGANEFAQILVESDGLQADAPHADEQAHEHDHEHDDHAYEAHAHDDDHDHHEHDESVSSVGIEVDADVDLDALEAWLGELRHSDTANLFRMKGILAVQGRAQRYVLQGVHGVIELRAAQAWGCEPRSSRIVFIGRDLDRAALTDRFHACLAAAVAA is encoded by the coding sequence ATGACCCACATCCACACCACCCACAGCGACGTCGAAAAGATTCCGGTCACCGTGCTCACGGGCTTTCTCGGGGCGGGCAAGACCACGCTGCTGAACTACATCCTGCGCGAGAAGCACGGCCGCAAGATCGCGGTGATAGAGAACGAGTTCGGCGAAATCGGCATCGACGGCGGGCTCGTGCTCGAATCGACCGAGGAAATCTACGAGATGACGAACGGCTGCGTGTGCTGCGTCGGCGCGGTGCGCGAGGATCTCGTGCGGATCGTGCGGATGCTCGTCGCGCGCCCCGACCGGCTCGATCACATCATCGTCGAGACGAGCGGCCTCGCCGATCCGTATCCGGTCGCGCAGACCTTCTTCCTCGACGATCCGATCGCGAAGGAAGTCGCGCTCGACGCGGTCGTCACGATGGTCGATGCGAAGCATATCCGCGCGCATCTCGACGATCTGGTGCTCGACGGCCGCGACAACCAGGCCGTCGACCAGATCGTCTGCGCGGACCGGATCGTGATCAACAAGGTCGATCTCGTCGACACGCCCGACGTCGATGCGCTGACCGCGCGGCTGCGCGAGCTGAACACGACGGCCGAGATCGTCACGTCGAGCTACGCGCAGGTCGATCTCGACCGCATCCTCGGGATCGGCGCGAATGAATTCGCGCAGATCCTCGTCGAGAGCGACGGGCTGCAGGCCGATGCACCGCATGCGGACGAACAGGCGCACGAGCACGATCATGAGCACGACGACCACGCTTACGAAGCCCACGCACACGACGACGATCACGATCATCACGAGCACGACGAAAGCGTGTCGTCGGTCGGCATCGAAGTCGATGCCGACGTCGATCTCGACGCGCTCGAAGCGTGGCTCGGCGAGCTACGCCACTCCGATACCGCGAACCTGTTCCGGATGAAAGGCATCCTCGCCGTGCAGGGCCGCGCGCAGCGCTACGTGCTGCAGGGCGTGCACGGCGTGATCGAACTGCGCGCCGCGCAGGCGTGGGGGTGCGAGCCGCGCTCGTCGCGCATCGTTTTCATCGGCCGCGATCTCGATCGCGCCGCGCTGACCGACCGTTTCCATGCCTGTCTCGCCGCGGCGGTCGCGGCCTGA
- a CDS encoding nucleobase:cation symporter-2 family protein — protein sequence MNAASHPVDRVLPRRQMLTLGLQHMLVAYIGAIAVPLIVASALKMSPADTTVLISTALFCSGISTILQTVGVWKLGVRLPILQGVAFSSVGPVIAIGLTPGVGFAGVCGAVIGAGIITTFAAPLVGRLRRLFPPVVTGCIVTVIGLQLFPVAYQWAGGGDAAKLQFGELSFLAVALVVAVVILAVNRFANAFLRNLSVLIGLVAGSLLAIALGMGNFTNVAAAPWFTVPYPFHFGTPVFAIVPVLTMVIVMIVQMVESMGLFVAIGDIVEKQVSEEDVVRGLRANGVASAIAGTFAAFPFIAFMENVGLVILTGVRSRWIVAVSGVLMCVVALVPKIGAIVASTPSAALGGAGIAMFGVVVAAGVQTLAKVDFENNRYNVLIVGFTIATALIPVMAPKVFAHMPDWTQPFLHSGVVLACLVSVLLNALLNGVPAAEPVESHVHADAAHASPMARECD from the coding sequence ATGAACGCTGCTTCACATCCCGTCGATCGGGTCCTGCCGCGCCGCCAGATGCTGACGCTCGGCCTGCAACACATGCTCGTCGCCTATATCGGCGCGATCGCGGTGCCGCTGATCGTCGCGTCGGCGTTGAAGATGTCGCCCGCCGACACGACCGTGCTGATCAGCACCGCGCTGTTCTGTTCCGGCATCTCGACGATCCTGCAAACGGTCGGCGTCTGGAAGCTCGGCGTGCGCCTGCCGATCCTGCAGGGCGTCGCGTTCAGCAGCGTCGGCCCGGTGATCGCGATCGGCCTGACGCCGGGCGTGGGGTTCGCCGGCGTATGCGGCGCGGTGATCGGCGCGGGCATCATCACGACCTTCGCCGCGCCGCTGGTCGGCCGGCTGCGCCGCCTGTTCCCGCCGGTCGTGACGGGCTGCATCGTCACCGTGATCGGGTTGCAGCTGTTTCCGGTCGCGTACCAGTGGGCCGGCGGCGGCGACGCGGCGAAGCTCCAGTTCGGCGAGCTGTCGTTTCTCGCGGTCGCGCTCGTCGTCGCGGTCGTGATCCTCGCGGTCAACCGCTTCGCGAACGCGTTCCTGCGCAACCTGTCGGTGCTGATCGGGCTCGTCGCCGGCAGCCTGCTCGCGATCGCGCTCGGGATGGGCAACTTCACGAACGTCGCGGCCGCGCCGTGGTTCACCGTGCCCTACCCGTTCCACTTCGGCACGCCGGTGTTCGCGATCGTGCCGGTGCTGACGATGGTCATCGTGATGATCGTGCAGATGGTCGAGTCGATGGGCCTGTTCGTCGCGATCGGCGACATCGTCGAGAAGCAGGTGAGCGAGGAGGACGTCGTGCGCGGGCTGCGCGCGAACGGCGTCGCAAGCGCGATCGCGGGCACGTTCGCCGCGTTTCCGTTCATTGCGTTCATGGAGAACGTCGGGCTCGTGATCCTGACCGGCGTGCGCAGCCGCTGGATCGTCGCGGTCAGCGGCGTGCTGATGTGCGTCGTCGCGCTGGTGCCGAAGATCGGCGCGATCGTCGCGTCGACGCCGTCGGCCGCGCTCGGCGGTGCGGGTATCGCGATGTTCGGCGTGGTCGTCGCCGCCGGCGTGCAGACGCTCGCGAAAGTCGACTTCGAGAACAACCGCTACAACGTGCTGATCGTCGGCTTCACGATCGCGACCGCGCTGATTCCGGTGATGGCGCCGAAGGTGTTCGCGCACATGCCCGACTGGACGCAGCCTTTCCTGCACAGCGGCGTCGTGCTCGCGTGCCTCGTGTCGGTGCTGCTCAACGCGCTGCTCAACGGCGTGCCGGCGGCCGAACCCGTTGAATCGCACGTGCATGCCGACGCCGCGCACGCCAGCCCGATGGCGCGCGAGTGCGACTGA
- a CDS encoding maleate cis-trans isomerase family protein — MNPRIRIGILTPSSNTALEPLTTAIVAGLPDVSVHFARFTVTEIALTETALDQFDAAHMLVAARQLADARVDVIGWSGTSAGWLGFERDAALCRGIEKATGIPATTSVLALNELLERTGVRRLGLVTPYLDDVQQRIVRQYAQLGIDCVGEQHLGLRDNASFAEVPDTQIAALMRQAARARPDAVATFCTNLHAAHLAGPFEQATGIAAYDTVSTVVWKTLRMAGVDTRVLARWGKLFAMS, encoded by the coding sequence ATGAATCCGCGCATCCGCATCGGCATCCTGACGCCGTCGTCGAACACCGCGCTCGAACCGCTGACGACCGCGATCGTCGCCGGCTTGCCGGACGTCAGCGTGCATTTCGCTCGCTTCACCGTGACCGAGATTGCGCTCACCGAGACCGCGCTCGACCAGTTCGATGCGGCGCACATGCTGGTCGCGGCGCGGCAGCTCGCCGACGCGCGGGTCGACGTGATCGGCTGGAGCGGCACGTCGGCCGGCTGGCTGGGCTTCGAACGCGACGCGGCCCTGTGCCGCGGCATCGAGAAGGCCACCGGCATTCCGGCGACCACGTCCGTGCTCGCGTTGAACGAACTGCTCGAACGCACCGGCGTGCGGCGGCTCGGCCTCGTCACGCCGTATCTCGACGACGTGCAGCAGCGAATCGTGCGCCAGTATGCGCAACTCGGCATCGATTGCGTGGGCGAACAGCATCTCGGGTTACGCGACAACGCCAGCTTCGCGGAAGTGCCCGATACGCAGATTGCCGCGTTGATGCGCCAGGCTGCGCGGGCACGGCCGGACGCGGTGGCGACGTTCTGCACGAACCTGCATGCCGCGCATCTGGCCGGGCCGTTCGAACAGGCGACCGGGATCGCCGCTTACGACACGGTGTCGACCGTGGTGTGGAAAACGCTGCGGATGGCGGGGGTCGATACGCGCGTGCTGGCGCGATGGGGGAAGCTGTTCGCGATGAGTTGA
- a CDS encoding amidohydrolase family protein, with product MGAVRIDSHQHFWRYRAADYPWIGAGMGVLARDYLPDALWPLMHAQAIGASIAVQARAGRDETAFLLDLARDDARIAAVVGWEDLAAPQLADRVAEWRSPKLRGFRHQVQDEADAGAFVAAPDFNRGIAWLQANGYVYDVLAFEHQLRDMWTFCARHDAHWLVLDHVGKPALADFERDDTALARWRAALRELGALPHVACKLSGLVTEADWKRGLRGKDVRHIEQCLDAALDAFGPQRLMFGSDWPVCLLAASYDEVASIIERWAESRLSAAERNALWGGTAARCYGVPT from the coding sequence ATGGGCGCAGTGCGTATCGATTCCCATCAGCACTTCTGGCGCTATCGCGCCGCCGACTATCCGTGGATCGGCGCCGGGATGGGGGTGCTGGCGCGCGACTACCTGCCCGACGCGCTGTGGCCGCTGATGCACGCGCAGGCGATCGGCGCGTCGATCGCGGTGCAGGCGCGCGCCGGGCGCGACGAGACGGCGTTCCTGCTCGATCTCGCGCGCGACGATGCGCGCATCGCGGCGGTGGTCGGCTGGGAGGATCTCGCCGCGCCGCAGCTCGCCGATCGCGTTGCCGAATGGCGCAGCCCGAAGCTGCGCGGCTTCCGTCACCAGGTGCAGGACGAAGCCGATGCAGGCGCGTTCGTCGCGGCGCCGGATTTCAATCGCGGCATCGCGTGGCTGCAGGCGAACGGGTACGTGTACGACGTGCTCGCGTTCGAGCACCAGTTGCGGGACATGTGGACATTTTGTGCGCGGCACGACGCGCACTGGCTCGTGCTCGATCACGTCGGCAAGCCGGCACTCGCCGACTTCGAGCGCGACGACACGGCGCTGGCGCGCTGGCGCGCCGCGTTGCGCGAGCTGGGCGCGCTGCCCCATGTCGCGTGCAAGCTGTCGGGGCTCGTGACCGAGGCCGACTGGAAGCGCGGCTTGCGCGGGAAGGACGTCCGGCATATCGAGCAGTGTCTCGACGCGGCGCTCGACGCGTTCGGCCCGCAGCGGCTGATGTTCGGGTCGGACTGGCCCGTGTGCCTGCTGGCCGCGTCGTATGACGAAGTCGCGTCGATCATCGAGCGCTGGGCCGAATCGCGGCTGTCGGCGGCCGAGCGCAACGCGCTGTGGGGCGGTACCGCCGCGCGGTGTTACGGGGTGCCGACGTGA
- a CDS encoding ABC transporter substrate-binding protein, which produces MIRSKVLNAIVGLTFAVGVTAGAQAQETYIPLISKGFQHQFWQAVKAGAMQAAKDYKVKVTFEGPETEAMVDKQIDMLSAAIAKKPAALGFAALDSKAALPLLKKAQAEKIPVIAFDSGVDSDIPVTTAATNNKAAASLAADKLAALIGDEGEVAVVAHDQTSRTGIDRRDGFLERMKSAHPKVQVVTVQYGEGDQLKSTEVTKSILQAYPKLKGLFGTNEGSAIGVVNGVREMKRKVVIVGYDSGKQQKDAIRSGLMAGAITQNPIGIGYKTVEAAVKAIKGEKLPKVIDTGFYWYDKTNIDDPKIAAVLYD; this is translated from the coding sequence GTGATCAGGAGCAAGGTGTTGAACGCGATCGTCGGGCTGACGTTCGCCGTCGGCGTCACGGCCGGCGCGCAGGCGCAGGAAACCTACATCCCGCTGATCTCGAAGGGCTTCCAGCATCAGTTCTGGCAGGCCGTGAAAGCGGGCGCGATGCAGGCCGCGAAGGACTACAAGGTGAAGGTGACGTTCGAAGGGCCCGAAACCGAGGCGATGGTCGACAAGCAGATCGACATGCTGTCGGCCGCGATCGCGAAGAAGCCGGCCGCGCTCGGCTTCGCGGCGCTCGACAGCAAGGCCGCGCTGCCGCTGCTGAAGAAGGCGCAGGCCGAGAAGATCCCGGTGATCGCGTTCGACTCGGGCGTGGACAGCGACATCCCGGTGACGACGGCCGCGACCAACAACAAGGCCGCCGCGTCGCTCGCCGCCGACAAGCTCGCGGCGCTGATCGGCGACGAAGGCGAGGTGGCCGTGGTCGCGCACGACCAGACGAGCCGCACCGGCATCGATCGCCGCGACGGCTTCCTCGAACGAATGAAGTCGGCGCACCCGAAGGTGCAGGTCGTGACGGTTCAGTACGGCGAAGGCGACCAGTTGAAGTCGACCGAGGTGACGAAGTCGATCCTGCAGGCGTATCCGAAGCTGAAGGGGCTGTTCGGCACCAACGAAGGCTCGGCGATCGGCGTGGTCAACGGCGTGCGCGAGATGAAGCGCAAGGTCGTGATCGTCGGGTACGATTCCGGCAAGCAGCAGAAGGACGCGATCCGCAGCGGGCTGATGGCCGGCGCGATCACGCAGAACCCGATCGGGATCGGCTACAAGACGGTCGAGGCAGCCGTGAAGGCGATCAAGGGCGAAAAGCTGCCGAAGGTTATCGATACCGGTTTCTATTGGTACGACAAGACCAATATCGACGATCCGAAGATCGCGGCGGTGTTGTACGACTGA
- a CDS encoding ABC transporter permease: MSNDTHPVPPLAPGDTPAAAASLKARFFNPAARQKLLAFASLVLLIVFFSIASPNFLEVDNLVAILQATAVNGVLAVACTYVIITSGIDLSVGTLMTFCAVMAGVVLTKWGMPLPIGILAALFFGALSGSVSGFVIAKMKVPPFIATLGMMMLLKGLSLVISGTRPIYFNDTPGFTSIAQDSLIGNLIPALPIPNAVLILFLVAIGASIVLNRTIFGRYTFALGSNEEALRLSGVNVDAWKIAVYTFSGAVCGIAGLLIASRLNSAQPALGQGYELDAIAAVVIGGTSLSGGAGSIVGTIIGAFIMSVLTNGLRIMSVAQEWQTVVTGVIIILAVYVDILRRRRR; encoded by the coding sequence ATGTCCAACGATACGCATCCCGTTCCGCCTCTCGCGCCCGGCGACACGCCGGCCGCGGCAGCGAGCCTGAAAGCCCGCTTCTTCAACCCGGCCGCGCGCCAGAAGCTGCTCGCGTTCGCGAGCCTCGTGCTGCTGATCGTGTTCTTCAGCATCGCGTCGCCGAACTTCCTCGAAGTCGACAACCTCGTCGCGATCCTGCAGGCCACCGCGGTGAACGGCGTGCTGGCCGTCGCCTGTACCTACGTGATCATCACGTCGGGCATCGACCTGTCGGTCGGCACGCTGATGACGTTCTGCGCGGTGATGGCCGGCGTCGTGCTGACGAAATGGGGCATGCCGCTGCCGATCGGGATCCTGGCCGCGCTGTTCTTCGGTGCGCTGTCGGGCAGCGTATCGGGCTTCGTGATCGCAAAGATGAAGGTGCCGCCGTTCATCGCGACGCTCGGCATGATGATGCTGCTCAAGGGGCTGTCGCTCGTGATCTCGGGCACGCGGCCGATCTACTTCAACGACACGCCAGGCTTCACGTCGATCGCGCAGGATTCGCTGATCGGCAACCTGATTCCCGCGCTGCCGATTCCGAACGCGGTGCTGATCCTGTTCCTCGTCGCGATCGGCGCATCGATCGTGCTGAACCGCACGATCTTCGGCCGCTATACGTTCGCGCTCGGCAGCAACGAGGAAGCGCTGCGGCTGTCGGGCGTGAACGTCGATGCGTGGAAGATCGCGGTCTACACGTTCAGCGGCGCGGTGTGCGGGATTGCCGGGCTGCTGATCGCATCGCGGCTGAATTCCGCGCAGCCCGCGCTCGGGCAGGGCTACGAACTCGACGCGATAGCGGCCGTCGTGATCGGCGGCACGTCGCTGTCGGGCGGCGCGGGCAGCATCGTCGGCACGATCATCGGCGCGTTCATCATGAGCGTGCTGACGAACGGCCTGCGCATCATGTCGGTCGCGCAGGAATGGCAGACGGTCGTGACGGGCGTGATCATCATCCTCGCCGTCTACGTCGATATCCTGCGCCGGCGGCGCCGCTGA
- a CDS encoding amidohydrolase family protein, which yields MSVPSSSLLIRNPIAVMSGRTGDAARLGSADLRVRDGRIDTIAPGLTPLPGERVIDATDCVVYPGWVNTHHHLFQNLLKAVPSGINAGLQEWLAAVPYPRVARFTPALARIAARLGFAELLLSGVTTCADHHYLYHAGGTTETGDLLFDEAASFGMRFVLCRGGALQAAGDHPGFAGTALQPETLDQMLADIERLKARYHDAGTASMRRVVVAPTTPTFSLPPDLLPEVARAARGMGLRLHSHLSETTRYVDFCRERYGKLPVEFVAEHEWLGPDVWFAHLVHLEANEIAMLAETGTGCSHCPVSNARLGSGIAPAPRMAAAGVPVSLGVDGVASNESGSMTHEANFAWLVHRAAHGAAATTAEDVLHWGTQGGARVLGLNAVGTLEAGQAADLVLYDVSGPRFNGFHDYAIAPVAAGEPAPVKYNIVNGRVVVDNGEIPGLDLAALRRAAVDAVRQLLD from the coding sequence ATGAGTGTTCCTTCTTCTTCGCTGCTGATCCGCAACCCGATCGCGGTCATGAGCGGCCGCACCGGCGACGCCGCGCGGCTCGGCTCCGCCGACCTGCGCGTCCGCGACGGCCGGATCGACACGATCGCGCCCGGCCTCACGCCGCTGCCCGGCGAACGCGTGATCGACGCGACCGACTGCGTCGTCTACCCGGGCTGGGTCAACACGCATCACCACCTGTTCCAGAACCTGCTGAAAGCCGTGCCGTCGGGGATCAACGCGGGCCTGCAGGAATGGCTCGCGGCCGTGCCGTATCCGCGCGTCGCCCGCTTTACGCCGGCACTCGCGCGCATCGCCGCTCGGCTCGGCTTCGCGGAGCTGCTGCTGTCCGGCGTGACAACCTGCGCCGATCATCACTACCTGTATCACGCGGGCGGCACGACCGAGACCGGCGACTTGCTGTTCGACGAAGCGGCCAGCTTCGGGATGCGCTTCGTGCTGTGCCGCGGCGGCGCGTTGCAGGCGGCCGGCGATCATCCGGGCTTCGCCGGCACCGCGCTGCAACCCGAGACGCTCGACCAGATGCTGGCCGACATCGAGCGGCTGAAGGCGCGCTATCACGACGCGGGCACGGCATCGATGCGCCGCGTGGTCGTCGCCCCGACCACGCCGACCTTCTCGCTGCCGCCCGACCTGCTGCCCGAGGTCGCGCGTGCGGCGCGCGGAATGGGCCTGCGGCTGCATTCGCACCTGTCGGAGACGACGCGCTACGTCGATTTCTGCCGCGAGCGCTACGGCAAGCTGCCCGTCGAATTCGTCGCGGAGCACGAATGGCTCGGGCCCGACGTGTGGTTCGCGCACCTCGTCCATCTCGAAGCGAACGAAATCGCGATGCTCGCCGAGACTGGCACCGGCTGCTCGCACTGCCCTGTCAGCAATGCGCGGCTCGGCAGCGGCATCGCGCCCGCGCCGCGCATGGCGGCGGCCGGCGTGCCGGTGTCGCTCGGTGTCGATGGCGTCGCGTCGAACGAATCCGGCAGCATGACGCACGAAGCGAATTTTGCGTGGCTCGTGCATCGCGCGGCGCACGGTGCGGCGGCCACCACCGCCGAGGACGTGCTGCACTGGGGCACGCAAGGCGGCGCGCGCGTGCTCGGGCTGAACGCGGTCGGCACGCTCGAAGCAGGCCAGGCCGCCGATCTCGTGCTGTACGACGTGAGCGGGCCGCGCTTCAACGGCTTCCACGACTACGCAATCGCACCGGTCGCGGCCGGCGAGCCCGCGCCAGTGAAATACAACATCGTGAATGGCCGCGTCGTGGTGGACAACGGCGAGATTCCGGGCCTCGACCTGGCTGCGCTGCGCCGTGCTGCCGTCGATGCGGTGCGTCAGTTGCTCGATTGA
- a CDS encoding NAD(P)/FAD-dependent oxidoreductase, with product MDFDVIVLGAGIVGVSAALHLQDRGRKVALVDRGAPGEGTSFGNAGLIERSSVEPYPFPRSPFTLMRYALNRSTDLYWHSTSLPAFAPWLARFWWESAPLRHAAASRDMLPLIERCIVEHDALIARAGAGELIRANGWLEAFRTPAAFERGVAEAGLTARRHGLGITPLDAAALAAHEPSLAPGFCGALHWLDPKSVVDPSELVKAYAHLFVQGGGTLLTGDAASLDALSPGWQVSTQDGMAAAPAVVVALGPWSDTVFGKFGYKIPLREKRGYHMHYAPSARGVPSAPIVDREYGYVIAPMRRGLRLTTGVEIARRGVPPTGVQLERAERVARPVFGFGERLDPQPWLGFRPCTPDMRPVIGPAPAHRGLWFSFGHNHHGLTLGPVTGRLLAEMMTGEAPFTDPAPYRADRF from the coding sequence ATGGATTTCGACGTCATCGTTCTCGGCGCAGGCATCGTCGGCGTCTCCGCGGCACTCCACCTGCAGGATCGCGGCCGCAAGGTCGCCCTCGTCGATCGCGGCGCGCCCGGCGAAGGCACGAGCTTCGGCAACGCGGGGCTGATCGAGCGCTCGTCGGTCGAACCGTATCCGTTCCCGCGCAGCCCGTTCACGCTGATGCGTTATGCGCTGAACCGCTCGACCGATCTCTACTGGCACAGCACGTCGCTGCCCGCATTCGCGCCGTGGCTTGCACGTTTCTGGTGGGAATCGGCGCCGCTGCGTCACGCGGCGGCATCGCGCGACATGCTGCCGCTGATCGAGCGCTGCATCGTCGAGCACGACGCGCTGATCGCGCGGGCCGGCGCCGGCGAACTCATCCGCGCGAACGGCTGGCTGGAGGCATTCCGCACACCGGCCGCATTCGAACGCGGCGTGGCCGAAGCCGGGCTCACCGCGCGCCGCCACGGGCTCGGCATCACGCCGCTCGATGCGGCCGCGCTGGCCGCGCACGAACCGAGCCTCGCGCCCGGCTTCTGCGGCGCGCTGCACTGGCTCGACCCGAAAAGTGTCGTCGACCCGTCCGAGCTCGTCAAAGCGTACGCACACCTCTTCGTGCAAGGCGGCGGCACGCTGCTGACGGGCGACGCCGCGAGCCTCGACGCGCTGTCGCCGGGCTGGCAGGTCAGCACGCAGGACGGCATGGCCGCCGCGCCTGCGGTAGTCGTCGCGCTCGGCCCGTGGTCCGACACGGTGTTCGGCAAGTTCGGCTACAAGATCCCGCTGCGCGAGAAGCGCGGCTATCACATGCACTACGCACCGTCCGCGCGCGGCGTGCCGTCAGCGCCGATCGTCGATCGCGAATACGGTTACGTGATCGCGCCGATGAGGCGCGGGCTGCGGCTGACGACCGGCGTCGAGATCGCGCGGCGCGGGGTGCCGCCGACCGGCGTGCAGCTCGAACGCGCGGAACGCGTCGCGCGGCCCGTGTTCGGTTTCGGCGAGCGGCTCGACCCGCAACCGTGGCTCGGCTTCCGGCCGTGCACGCCCGACATGCGCCCGGTGATCGGCCCCGCACCCGCGCATCGCGGGCTGTGGTTCTCGTTCGGGCACAACCATCACGGGCTGACGCTCGGCCCCGTCACGGGCCGCCTGCTGGCCGAGATGATGACGGGCGAAGCGCCGTTCACCGATCCGGCGCCGTATCGCGCGGATCGCTTTTGA
- a CDS encoding FadR/GntR family transcriptional regulator, whose amino-acid sequence MSIQPIQNRRLYQQIADKLSAMIESGDFPPGSYLPPERELAEQFGVSRTSVREALIALEVSGLVSVRVGDGVKVRHPEATTAPEPDTKAAPFTIIEIDPELGIALDLDTEIPPFALLQARRLIEPEAASLAAKHGSDEQIEGIHEAFLRNQEDNRSGSLTHPGDRLFHIRIAEASDNAAYALMIKQLLAHKYDLMFQRLQSLYMPNDMPHRSELEHRAILDAIRARDPDAARRAMAEHLDEVIRIFGRALD is encoded by the coding sequence ATGTCCATCCAGCCGATTCAGAACCGCCGCCTCTACCAGCAGATCGCCGACAAGCTCAGTGCGATGATCGAGTCCGGCGATTTTCCGCCGGGCAGCTATCTGCCGCCCGAGCGCGAACTGGCCGAACAGTTCGGCGTGTCCCGCACCTCGGTGCGCGAGGCGCTGATCGCCCTCGAAGTGAGCGGGCTCGTGAGCGTGCGCGTCGGCGACGGCGTGAAGGTGCGCCACCCTGAAGCCACCACCGCGCCCGAACCCGATACGAAAGCCGCGCCGTTCACGATCATCGAGATCGATCCCGAACTCGGCATCGCGCTCGACCTCGATACCGAAATCCCGCCGTTCGCGCTGCTGCAGGCGCGCCGGCTGATCGAGCCGGAAGCCGCGTCGCTGGCTGCGAAGCACGGTTCGGACGAGCAGATCGAAGGGATCCACGAGGCGTTCCTGCGCAACCAGGAAGACAACCGCAGCGGCTCGCTCACGCATCCGGGCGACCGGCTGTTTCATATCCGCATCGCGGAAGCGAGCGACAACGCCGCGTATGCGCTGATGATCAAGCAGCTGCTCGCGCACAAGTACGACCTGATGTTCCAGCGGCTGCAGTCGCTTTACATGCCGAACGACATGCCGCACCGGTCGGAACTGGAGCACCGCGCGATCCTCGATGCGATCCGCGCACGCGACCCGGACGCCGCGCGCCGCGCGATGGCCGAGCATCTCGACGAAGTGATCCGCATCTTCGGCCGCGCGCTCGACTGA
- a CDS encoding SMI1/KNR4 family protein: MIELTAAVYAAELKRYRATGSVWLAADEIPADVDVPAAWRALLATPDDMRADTLVQMWAGVIDRLPAVAQFFHEKLARPAVFRNDGGDVVLLYPYTVEHDDLNFFIGRAPLGERGLDDESPWTALPEDLRRFHRTVHDGWTFFPANSMGPVPLADQAALADKLDLTPAETRKLGVNPDLVRAVFHNGSGDWLCVDSNEGPGGGNPAGWLWWHENPTELEPVDFWAVMNAWFEIFVEEADKR, from the coding sequence ATGATCGAGTTGACCGCAGCGGTTTATGCGGCGGAGTTGAAACGCTACCGCGCGACCGGCAGCGTCTGGCTCGCGGCGGACGAGATTCCGGCCGATGTCGACGTGCCGGCTGCATGGCGCGCATTGCTCGCCACGCCGGACGACATGCGAGCGGATACGCTCGTGCAGATGTGGGCCGGCGTCATCGATCGATTGCCGGCCGTTGCGCAGTTCTTTCACGAAAAGCTCGCGCGTCCGGCCGTGTTCCGCAACGACGGTGGCGACGTCGTGTTGCTCTATCCGTACACGGTCGAGCACGACGACCTGAATTTCTTCATCGGCCGCGCGCCATTGGGCGAGCGGGGGCTGGATGATGAATCACCCTGGACTGCACTGCCCGAAGATCTGCGGCGCTTTCATCGAACCGTGCATGACGGCTGGACGTTCTTTCCCGCGAATTCGATGGGGCCGGTGCCGCTCGCCGATCAGGCTGCGCTCGCGGACAAGCTCGACCTGACACCCGCCGAGACACGCAAGCTCGGCGTGAACCCGGATCTCGTGCGGGCCGTGTTTCATAACGGCAGCGGCGATTGGCTGTGCGTTGATTCGAATGAAGGGCCCGGCGGTGGCAACCCGGCAGGGTGGTTGTGGTGGCACGAAAACCCGACCGAACTCGAGCCCGTGGATTTCTGGGCCGTGATGAACGCGTGGTTCGAGATTTTCGTCGAGGAAGCCGACAAGCGATGA